From the genome of Deinococcus aerolatus:
GCTGCTGCGGGTCAGAAATGGGGTCAAAGTACGCGCTGGCCGGGTCAAATTGCAGATCATCCGTGTGCGCGGCCCGCGTGATCCGCGCCACGCCCGCAATGCCCGGCGCCTTGCTGCGCGAGTGGTAGAAGAGGCAGAGGTCGCCCACCATCATCTGCCGCAGAAAATTACGCGCCTGGTAGTTGCGGACGCCGTTCCAGGGTTCGCGGCCCACGCGTTCCAGATCGGGGTAGCCAAAGACGTCGGGTTCGGATTTGAGGAGCCAGTGGGACATGGGGGTCAGGGTAAGGCCGGAAGGGGTGGCAGGTCCCGCGTGTCGCCGTCAATTACACTCCAGGCATGAACGGCACGTTGTCCTGGAGTCTCAGGCACCCATGATTCTGGGCATCGATATGGGCGCGAGTAGCAGCAAGTGGGCGCTGTTCTCCGGCGGGGAACCCACGGCCAGAGGCGTTTACGCACCCCTGTCCGGCCACCTGTACACGCCGGAGGCCCGTGGGCGCATGACTGAGGGGCTGGCCGGCATTCGCGCCGCCATGCCCACGCCGCCCTCGGCGGTGGTGGTGGGCGTCACCGGGCTACAGAGGGACCTCGCGCCGTTGATCGAGGCCATGCTGTCGGACACCTTCGGGTTGCCCGTGGCCGCACTGCACGTCACCGACGACATGCATCTGGCCCATGCCGCGCACTTCCCGGGGGGTGGGGGCACCCTGGTGTATGCCGGAACCGGCAGCATGGCCTACCACCGCACGGCGGCGGGCAAGGTGCTGCGGGCCGGTGGCCACGGCTTTCTGATCGACGACGCGGGCGGGGCGTTCTGGCAGGGCCGGCAGGGCCTCAAGGCGGCGCTGCGCGGCCTGGACGAGGGACAGGCTGAAAGCCGGCTGGCCGCCGGCCTGTTCGGGGCCATCGGTTCCCGGCACTGGCCGGACATCCGCGCCCACGTGTACGGCGAGGGCCGCGCCGCGCTGGCTCGGCTGGCCCCCGCTGTGTACGCGGCGGCGGTGGACGGCGACCCGGAGGCCCAGGAGATTCAACGCCGCGCCGGGGCTGAGCTTGCGCGGCTGGGTCGGGCGGTGCTGAACCGCAGCGGCAGCCACGAGGTCGCGCTGTGCGGCGGCAGCTTCAATCCGCTGGTGCGGGCCGCGTTTGTGGCGCAGATCGGGGACACGCTGACGGTGCTGCCGGGGGCCGAGCCGTTGCTGGGCGCCCTGGCCCTGGCGCCCGGCCCACCCGAATCCAGAAACGTCTGAGTCCTGGCCTGTCTGAGCCCCCGCCCGCCCGCCGCTGAGCCACTGCCGGGGAAGGACACCGGAGGTTGCGTGGCTTTGCCTACCTTGCCCGTATGCGGGGCGCCCTAGACTGCGTGCGTGCGCGCTTCGCCCTGGCTTCCCGTCCTGCTGATTCTGGCGCTGGGCGCTTATCTGCTGCCTAACTGGCAGCCGAAATTCGAGCTGGTGCCCCGACAGCCGCAGGTGTCGGCCACCCTGCCCAACACGCTGCCCAAGGACACCCAGGCGCTGTTCGAGAAGGTCCGCCCCGCCACCGTGCGCGTCGAGAGCCTGGACCCCCGCACGCGCGAGGCGGGCATCGGCACCGGCTTTTTCATCAGCGAGACCGGGCAGGTGCTGACCGCCTACCACGTCGTGAGTCTGGGCACGCTGTTTCAGGTCAGCACGCTGTCGGGGCAGTCGTACCGCGCCAGGGTGACGGCCTTTGACGCGCGGGCCGACGTGGCGCTGCTGGAAGTGCAGGGACGCGGCCCCTTCCCCTTTCTGCCTCTGGCCAGCCGCGCCCCGCGTGTGGGCGAGACGGTGCTGGCGGTGGGCAACAGCGGCGGCGACTTCCTGCAACCCCGGCGTGGCCGCCTGCTGCGGCTGGACGCGGCGGCGGCCCGCGCCGATTTCCCGCAGGGCACGCTGGAGATGAACGCCCCGCTGGCCCCCGGCGACAGCGGCGGCCCGATCATCGACGGGCTGGGCAACGCGATTGGCGTGGTCAGCTACATCAGCGTGGACAGCAGCGGCATCACCCGGCGCAGCTACGCGGTGCCGGTGGTGGACGGCGACAACCTGATCACGGCGCTGCGGACCGGCGAGAAACGCGATACCCCGGTGGTGGGCATCGAACTGGACAGTTTTCACAGCGGCCTGACTGACCCGGCAGGCGGCGTGATCGCGCGGGTGGTAGGCGGCAGTCCCGCCGCCCGCGCCGGACTGCAGGGCGGCGAGTACGACGCGGGCGGCAACCTGCTGAAGCTGGGCGACACCATTACCACCGTGGACGGGCGGCGCACCCGTGACGCCAACGAGGTCATCCTCGCGCTGCGGGGCGGCGAGGTCGGCGACACCGTGACGGTGGGCTACCTGCGCGGCAACCAGCCCAGGGAAACCCGCATCACGCTGGTGGCGCGGGCCACCCTCCCCAGCCCGCGCGAATAAACCGCAGCCCTCTCTGAAGGCAGACGCTCTAAAGGGGGCCTTAGCCCGCGCCTACCCACACTTCATTCCCACACCCTAGCCTGAGAGGATGTCTAGAGCCTTCGTGAAGGAAGAGGCGGGCGCGCCCTGGACGCCACCCTCCACCCCCCGCGCCTACCGCATCGTCTGGACCGGTGACGCGGTTCCCGGCGGCCCCCAGCAGCCGGAAGTCATGCGCGAGACCGACGATCTGCTGGACGCCCTGCGCTGGCTGTCTGACCGCCCTCGTCCCGGCTTCGAGCTGCGCGACGCGGACGGCGAACTGCTGGCCACCAACGCGGCCTGAACCTGCCAGGCCTTCAGCGTCAGCTGCCTACCACACCCCTTCCAGCGTGATCCGCGCCGTGCCGGCCAGGCTTTGCCCCGGCGACAGCACCCGCATGTCCACACCGGCCACGCCCTGCGCCGCCAGATTGAAGGCGTCGGTGGCGTGTGAAACCGGTTCCAGCGCCAGGCTGCCGTCGGGCGCGGTGAAGACCACCAGGTGTGAGTAAGGGTTGTCGGCGGTCTGGACCAGCGCCCGTGGTGGCCTGCCGCCCGCTGCCCAGTCCAGCCGGACAATTCCGTCCCAGGCGGTGAAGGTCCGGTCAATCTGCCGTGTCCCGATATGGGCCGGCGTTCGGTAATCCTCCTGCGGACGGACCTCCCGGGCGCCGCCCACTGTGAGGCTGCGGCTGTCGGTGTCGTAGGTCAGCGGGGCATCAAAGGCCAGCGCCGGGTCGATGCCGTCCTGCAGGCGCTGGAAGTAGGGGTGCAGGCCCATGCCAGCGGGCATGTCGCGGGTGTCGGCGTTGGTCAGCGTCACGGTGGTGTCCAGGTGGGGACCGTGCAGACGGTATTCCACCTGGGCGGTAAAGGCCCAGGGCCAGTTGATGTCGGCGTGGTCCCGGCTGTCGAAGGTGCACACCAGATGGCTGTCCGAGGCCCGCGTGACCGTCCACGGGCGGTTGCGGACGTCGCCGTGCTGGGCCAGCCCTGCCCCGGTGTTGGGCTGCAACTGCACGTCGTGACCCTCAAAGGCAAAGCACGCGTCCCGGATGCGGTTGGAGTAGGGCAGCAGCACGAAGCTGGCGCACTGGCTGCTGGTCTGCACGGTGGTCGGGTTCACCGCACGCAGCACCGGACGGCCCGACGCGGCACGCAGGTTCAGGATGCTGGCCCCCAGGTCCGGCAGCACCTCCAGCGTCATTGCGGCGCTGGACACCGTCTCGGTGCGCCAGCTCACGCCTTACCGCGCCCGCGCATCACCTCGTGAATCAGGATGCCCGCCGCTACCGAGGCGTTGAGGCTGTCCACCTGCCCACGCGTGGGAATGCCCACCAGCACATCGCATTTCTCGCGCACCAGCCGGCGCAGGCCCTCGCCCTCCGCGCCCACCACCAGCGCCACGCGCCCGCTGAAGTCGGTCTTGGTCACGTCCTGCGCCGATTCACCGGCCGCGCCGTACACCCACACCCGGTCCTCCTTGAGGGCGTCGATCAGCCGGGGCAGGTTCTTGGTCTGCGCCACCGGCAGGTAACTGGTGGCGCCCGCCGCCGTCTTGGCCACCACCGGCGACAGCGGCGCGCTGCGGCGCTCCTCCACCACCACCCCGTGCGCGCCCAGCACCTCGGCGCTGCGGATGATGGCCCCAAAGTTGCGCGGATCGGTGATGCCGTCCAGCAGCACGATCAGCAGTTCCTCGCCCCTAGCCTCGGCGCGGTCCAGAATGTCGTCCACACTGGCCCAGGCCAGGTCCTCAACTTCAGCCATCACGCCCTGGTGGGCGGTGGTGCCGGCCAGCTGATCCAGCTCGATGCGCGGGGCAAAGCGCAGCCTGACGCCGCTCTCTCCCAGCGCGGCCTTCAGCTCGGCCACGAAACTCTCCTCGACGCCGCGCGCCACCAGCACCTCGCCCACCCGCCCATCCTTCAGGGCTTCCAGCACCGGATTCCTTCCATACAGCAACATGGGCGCAGTCTAAGGCAAGCCGGCCCCCGGCCAGCACAAGGCCCTCCACCGGGGGAGGGCCGGTGGGCGCTGGGCGGGGATTACTCCTGCGCCGGGTTCACGAAGGCGGCGCTGTCGTAGTAGGTGCGGAAGGCCCCCACCTTGCCGTCCATGATCTCGATGATGCTCACGCCCCGGTACTCGATGTCGCCGCCGTTCTTGAGCTTGCCCGTGGCGTTCCATTCCATCACGCCCTGGCCGCCGCTCTCGTGGTGGTGGGTGAATTCGCTGTGGATGGTCTCGAAATCGCTCAGGTAGCGCTCCCAGAACTCCTGCGCGCCCTCGGTCCCTGTCCAGGTCTTGCTGGTCAGGTTGTTCAGGGTGACGTCCCCGGCGTGCAGCGCCACCAGTTCGGACGGATCGCCGCTGGATTCGGCGTTTTGCAGGGCGGTCATGAACTGTTCAGTGGTGGTCATGCTTCACCAGACCATCCGGCCTGTCTGCAGAGGGTGTGACCCCTTACCTTCAAAAAGTTTGGTGAAGCTGCCCCGGCCCGGTCTGAGCTGTGTTCAGGCTGTGGACCAGGGGCCTCAGCGCGCTGCGAGCCACGCCAGCAGCTCGGCCTCGGGCAGCGGCGGGCAGACCACGTAGCCCTGCGCGGCGTCGCAGCCCAGGTCGCGCAATACGTCCAGTTGCTCGGCCCGCTCCACGCCCACCGCCACCACCTTCAGGCCCAGGCGGTGCGCCAGCTCAATGGTGGAGGCCACCAGCGTGACCACCCGCGGGTCATCGGGCAGCCGGGCGATCAGGGTGGGGTGCAGCTTGATGACGTCCAGCGGAAAGCGGATCAGTGCGCTGAGGTTGCTGCCCGCACCGTCACCGAAATCGTCCACGCACAGCCGGGCGCCGTAGCCGCGCAGCTGCTCCAGCATGTCCAGCGTTTCCTCGCTGTGGTCCAGCAGGCTGCCCGCCGTGACCTCGATGTCCGGGGCGCCGTGGGTGCGGAGCACCGGCAGCAGGCGGTCCAGACCCTCGCTGCGGCGCAGCTCTTCCAGGCTCAGGTTGACGCTGACCTGCCACGCTCCGGCCGCTGCGGACTGCCCGGCCGCGCCGGCACGCACGCGGTCCCGGCTGGCGACGGCTTCCTCGACCACCCATTCCCCGATCCGGGCGATCAGGTCACTGCGGCCCGCGGCCTCCAGGAAACTGGCGGGCGACAGCAGGCCCAGCTGAGGGTGCTGCCAGCGCAGCAGCGCCTCGGCCCCCAGCGCACGCCCGGTCCCGAGATTCAGCACCGGCTGGTACAGCAGCGTGAACTCGTGGGCCGCCAGCGCGCCGCCCAGGTCCTCTTCCAGCGCGTAGGCGTTTCTGACCCCGGCGCGCAGGGCCGGCGTGAAGAAGCCGATGCCGCCGCGCCCCTGCTGGCGGGCGTGGCGCACCGCGATCTCCGCGTTGGAGAGGATATCCTCCGCCGTTCCCCCGTCCAGCGCCGCCACCCCCAGCCCGAAGGTCAGGGCCGTCTCGCGTGGGCCGCAGCGTAGCGGGGCACTCAAGGCCCGCTGCACAGCTTCCATGGCGTCGTGGCTTTCCAGGTGGGGCAGCAGCACGGCAAAGGTGCCGCCCTCCAGCCGCGCCACCGCGCCGCCCGGTCCCCCCACCTGGTCGCTCAGGCGGGCGGCCAGACCAATCAGCAGCCGGTCACAGGCCACCCGGCCCAGGGCGGTGTTCAGGGCACCGAACCCGTCGATGTTCAGGCACACCAGCGCGCCGGGGGTCGGCGGCGTGCGGTCCATAGCCGTCAGATCCTCGCGCAGGCCGACGCGGTTGCGCAGCCCGGTCAAGGAGTCGTGGCGGGCGTCGTGGTGCATCTTGGCCTCGGCACGGCGCAGCATCGTCACGTCGCGCAGGGTCAGCAGCAGGCCGCCTCCCGCCGGCGCGGCGGCGCGGCTGCCCCCGTCCTTGCGCCCTGCCTCTGCCCCGACAGGCGTGAGGCGCAGCTCCATGTGGCGCAGCGAGTGGCCGGGCAGCGCCAGCAGCACCTCGCGGCACGACGGGGCCGGCAGACTCCGCCACTCGGGCAGGGCCAGCGGCTGCCCCTGCGGCGAGAAGACCTTGACGCCCAGCTCGCCCAGCACCCGCGTCAGCCCCAGGCCCACCAGTCGGGCGGCCTCCACCCCCAGCAGCGCCGCCGCGGGGTCGTTGATCAGCTGCGCCCGGCCCGCAGCGTCCACCAGAACGGCGGCGTCCTCGGACAACGCCAGCACCTGCGAGATCATGCCCAGCGGGGCCGGGCCGCCGGCCTGCGCGCCTGCGCTCTCGGCCACCAGCAGCCCATTCTCGGAGGACCGGCGCACGTTCAGGGTCAGCACCTCGCCGCTGGCCAGCCTCACGTCGGCCTGCGCCGGGCCGCCGCCTGCGGCCAGCCGCACCAGGTTATGAACCGCCGCCGAGGGCGCACCCTCGAAGCCGGCCCAGGCCCACAGCGGCGCGCCGACCAGCACCGGTGCCGGCTGGCCCGCCACCTGCGGGGCCAGTTCGCTCAGGCCGTGGCTGGCATGCAAGACCACGCCGGCCTCGGTCAGCAGCGCGGCGGGCGTGCGGGTGTCCAGCAGCGCCGAGACCCCCGCGGCCCGCTCGTATTCACCGCTCACATCCTGCAGGGTCAGCATCACGCCGGCGCCCCAGCCGCCCAGGTAGGGCCGGGCCTCGCCGCGCACCCAGCGCACCTTGCCGCCGGCCGTGTCTGCCTGTGCCCCCACCGGGGGCAGCGCCTCGTCGGACAGGTGCACCGAGCGGCCCGAGACCGCCCCCTGCAGCGTCAGCAGCAGCTCCGGGCGGCCCGGCAGCACCTCGGCCACCGTGCGGCCCAGCACCTCGGTGTCACTCAGGCCCAGCAGTTCCAGAAATGGACGGCTGACGCGCCGGAAGGTCAGCTCCGGCGTCAGCCAGGCCGTCGCCACCGGCAGCTGCGTGACCAGCACCTCGGCCTCGCGCACCGCGCCGTCTGGCCGCGAGGCCGCCAGCAGCATGGTCAGCACCTCCACCGCCGTGGGCGACACCGGCCCGTCCTCGCTCCACAGCAGCCCCAGCAGCTCGCCGTCGCGGGACAGCCAGGTCATCTCGCCGCCCTCCAGCCACGCCTCGGGCGGCTCCAGTTCCGGCCCGCCGTCTTCCAGGCCGCCGTCTTCCAGGCGCAACACCGCGTCGCCCACCCGCGCCAGCAGCGCTGCCTGCGGCGCGTGGGCACGCAACAGATCGCTCAGGGCCGTGAACAGCGCCGCGTTGGGCTGGAGGGCGCCGGGCGGGGCCGGGCTGGTCTGGAAGGTGGCCGGAGCGGATTTGGACAGGGAGTGAGTCACGCTGAAGTTACCTCGCGTCCACAGACGCTGTGAATTATTGGGTCCTGACAGGCAAACGCAGCACGCAGGGGGCGGCAGGAAAAGCAGAGGCGAGAAGAATCGCAGGGGCAGCCGCATGGGGAAGGCCGCAGGCAGGGATCACCTGGGTGCCATCCTGCCACCCGAACTCTTACCCCAATCATTCAAGAAAACGCGTTAGACACGCGTGCCGCTGACCCACCGTGCAGCAAGTGAACCGGGGCTCAGGCGGAAAGGCCCAGCCACACGGGCCCCCTGCCTGGCCGCCTCCCCCTGCTTCCGATTCCCGCCGCCGTCCAGGCGCGGCTTTTCCATCCAGACGCCGTCATTCAGGCGTGTCGCTGCGGCTCTCCCATGAACACGGCCGCCGTGCGCCCGGAAGAAGGAGCCAGGGCACGACAGGAGCCACCACTGCCCTTCTCAGGCCAGTGCCTGGAGCTGGTCAGCGGTCAAAGGTCAGGGGCAGGCACGGTTCTGGCCGCTTGCCTCCTGCCGGGGGCCAGCGCTCAGGCCTGCCAGCTCTCCTCTTTCCAGGCGGCGGGCCACACCAGATAGATGCCCGTGTCGCTGGGGGAACTGGCGGCCACCAGCCTGCCCACCTCGGCAGCGTCCGGCTCGTCGATCACCCGCGTGAAATCGGAACTGTTCAGGACCGTCTCGCGCACCATCCACTCGCGTTCCTGCGCCCAGTGCACCAGCTGCACCAGCGCCTCCATGCCCGGCCGCCCGAAACGCGGCCCGAAGGCGGTGGCCACCACCGTCGCCACGGAACCCACGATCAGCACCGCCGCGTAGCCTGCGCGGTCGCGCTCGCCCTGGCGGTCCGTTACCAGAATCAGCTGGCCCGCCGGCCCCCCCGCGCCACCCGACGGGTGCTGCTCCAGATGGGCCAGAACGGCATTCAGGGTCTCTTGCGGCGCCCCGGGGAGGCCCAGCGGATCGGCAATTTGCATGGGCGCAGTGTAGCGAAGAAGCAGTGTGTCCAGCGCTGACGCCCTGTCAGGCGGGGAAAACGCGACGTTTCGCACCGCTCCCGTCTGTTGCGCCGCCCCACGGACAGGACGCGGGCAGAAAGCCTGGGCTCAGCGCAGGCTGAACATCATCGCCACGTGCGCCCCGGTGCCGCCCAGCACGAACAGGTGCCAGATCTCGTGAAAGCCCCAGTGCCGCCAGAAGCCCTGCTCGCGCGGCCTGATCAGCCGGGTTCCGTAGACCAGTGCCCCCAGGGTGTACAGCACGCCTCCGGCGGCCAGCCAGAAAATGGCAGCGGCAGGCAGGTTGCGGACCAGTTGCGGCAGGAAGATCACGGCTAGCCAGCCCATCCCCACGTACAGCAGCGTGCTGACCCAGCGCGGCAGACGCATGGTGACCAGCTTCAGCACGATGCCGGTCAGTGCAATGCCCCACACCACCCACAACACCACGCTTTGCCACAGGCCATGCAGCCCGAAGTACGCGATGGGCGTGTAGCTGCCCGCGATCAGCAAGAAGATGCCCGCGTGGTCCAGTTTCCGCAGCCACAGCATGCTGTGCTCGCTGCGGCCAAACGAGTGGTAGCTCGCGCTGGCCGAATACAACGCCACCATGCTGACGCCGAAAACCACGAAGGGCCACAGCGCCAGCCCGCGCGAGTGCGCCCACCACAGCAGTGGCCCCAGCACGATCAGCGCCGCCACGGCGCCGGCCCAGTGGGTCAGGGCGTTCACCGGTTCACGCGGGGCGAGCAGGAGGCGTCTCATATCCCCAGGCTACGCCTCCTGCCCGCAGGCTTGGTGGTCCGGGACGCAGTTCATACGGATTCCGTCTGTTTCGTTAACAAACCGGGAGGGCGCCGGTTTGCCAACTCCACTCCCGGAATCCGTTCTACCCGTTCTCGCTTCGTTCGGATTTTCATCGTTTTGCAAACGATTCAATCGGAGCCCGTATCAGACGTGGCCGCGGTGGTCAGCCGCTTTCTGCCCCGCCCTCCTGGGTGGCCGCCCACAATGCCAGCACCTCCTGCGCCTCGTCGGCGTGCATCTGCTCGACCAGGGCGCCGCCAAAGGTCACCACGCTCTTGCCAGCGGAGCGGCCCTCGGCCCAGGCGGCCAGCAACGCGCGGGCCTGCTGAACCTCCTCTTCAGTCACGCCGTAGGCCGCATTGGCCGGGCCAAGCTGGTCCGGGTGGATCACAGTCTTCCCGGCAAAGCCCAGGGCGCGGCCCTGCGCGCATTCGCGGGCAAACCCTGCCGGGTCACGCACGTCGTTGAACACGGCGTCCAGCGGCAGCTTGCCGTGGGCGCGGGCGGCCAGCACCACCGCCGACAGGGCATGCAGCAGAGGTAAGCGGTCCGGGTGCGGGCGCGTCCGCAGGGCGCGGGCCAGATCGTTGGCCCCCACCAGCAGGCCCGCCACCCCCGGCACGGCGGCGATGGCCGGGGCGTTCAGCACGCCTGCGGGCGTCTCAATCATGGCCCACAGCGGGCGGCCCAGCGACAGTTCGGAGGCGGCGCGGGCGTCTTCCACCTTGGGCAGCACCAGACCCGACGCGCCCGACAGCAACGCCATCTCGCGGTCCTCGTGTTCCCAGGGGGTGCCCTGCCCGTTCACCCGCACCAGCACCGGCACGCGCCAGCCGCCGGCCAGCAACGCCGCGCGCACGTTGGCACGGGCTTCGGCCTTGTGTTCGGGGGCCACAGCATCTTCCAGATCCAGAATCACGGCGTCGGCGGCCAGGCCGCGGGCCTTCTCGATGGCGCGGGGCTTGTCGCCCGGCACGTACAGCATGGAACGCAGAGGGCCAGAGACCGCGTGATCAGTCATCGCTGCCCATCCGTGCCGCCAGCGCCCAGCCGCTCAGCAGGGCGGCCTCCACGCGCGGGCCGTGACCATCGGGCGTGAAACCGTCGCCACACAGCCCCAGACCGTACGGAGCGTGCCACAGGCAGGGGCCGGGCGCTCGGCATTCAGGTGTGGCGTAGCGCCAGCGGTGGGCAAAGGCGTGAACTGGCCGGAGTTCCTGGCCCAGCACCCCGGCCGCTGCCGCCAGCAGTTCGGGCAGGACCTCGTCCGAGCGGCGTTCCAGGTTGGCGCGGGACCACGCCGCCGAGGCCTGCAACATCAACGCGGGCGGGTGATCTCCGGCACGCTTGGTGTGTTCGCGGGCGATCCAGTCCAGCACCGGGTGGCCGCGCAGGCTCAGGGCCGGCCAGTCGGCCCCGGTGTCCTGCTCCAGCACCACACCCGCCGCCCAGCACGGGGCGTACTCCACGCGGCGCAGCGTCGCGGCGGTCGCCTGCAGATCTCCCAGACCGTCCCTACCCAGCTCCAGCAGCAACGGCTCCAGCAGGGCCAGGGCCTGCGGGGCGGGAAGGTTCAGCACCAGCCGCGCGGCCTCGCCCGCCACGCCGTCACGCGAATGCACGCGCCAGCCGCCGGGCAGACGTTCCAGGCTGCTCACCTCCAACCCGGTCTGCACGTCCAGCCCCCGCGCCAGCTCGCGGCCCAGGGTGCTCATGCCCAGGGGCGGGGCATAACGCGGGTGGCCGTCCGGCGGCGGCGGCGCAATCTGCCCGTCCTCCCAGGCCGCAAACCCCTGCGCCCACACGCGGTTCCAGCCGGCGGTCACGCCGCCCTCGGCCAGCGCCACGGCGCGGGGATGCCGGGCGGTGAAGTAGCGTGCGCCGTGATCCAGCCGGGCCTCCGGCGGCGGCGTGCGGCGGGTGGCGGCGCGGCCTGAGACCCCACGCGACTTGTCCAGCACGCGCACCGTCTGGCCCCGGCCCCGCAGGTCATGGGCCAGCGCCAGCCCGGCCAGCCCGGCCCCCACCACCAGCACGTCCGGCTTAGCAGGCATGGGCCGCGCCTTTAGGCCGGACAGGACGCGCAGCGCCTGACACCAGCAGGAAAGGCAGCAGCGCCAGCAGGAACTTCATAGGCCGTTTCATGCTGCCCAGGGTAACGCGCCATGCTCTAGCCTGCTCGCATGAATTACGCCGATCTGCTGGGACTGACCGTGCTGGAAGCCGCGCCGCAGCGCACTCGCGTCCGCGCCCAAGTCACGGCATCGGGCCTGAACATGCACGGTACCGCCCACGGCGGCCTGATCTTCAGTCTGGCTGACGAGGCGTTCGCGGTGATCAGCAATCTGGAGGCGCAGGCGGTGGCCGTGGACACCCACCTGAGCTTCTTCCGCGCCGCAACACCCGGAGACGAACTGGTGGCCGTCGCCACCCCGGAACGCGTGGGCCGCACCCTGGCAACGTACCGGGTGGAGGTCCGGCGCGGCGAGGAGGGCGAGGTGCTGGCACTGTTTATGGGGACAGTTTCCAGGCGGGTGCGGGAGGGTCAGGCGAGCTGATACGGGCTCCGATTGAATCGTTTGCAATAACGATGAAAATCCGAGCGAAGCGAGAACGAGTAGAACGGGTTCCGGGAGTGGAGTTGGCAAACCTGCGCCCTCCCGGTTTGTTAACGAAACAGACGGAATCCGTATGAGACTTATTCAGGGCGGTGGTGCTGGGCCGGACGGCCCTGGGCATCTTTCCAGCACGCCCAGCCGTTGCGAGACGCGCCGGAGATATCCATAGCAGCTGCACTGGGACTCTTATAGGTCACGTCTTGGACGTATTCCAGCAGCTCGGCGCTCCTCTCAACGAGCTGCCCAGCCTTCGTGTAACCCTGCCTGCGGCCCCGAATTCCCCTCGCATTGGTTCCGCTCTCACCCAGCACGCGGTTCAGGGCTGTACTTCCCGCCTGCACGGTCCAGGTTCCATCAGCAGGCCGGTAGATGGCGTGGGCCTCGGCCCCGAGAAGGCAGTACGTGAAGTGAATTTCCCGGGGCAGATGAACAATTTTCGTCTGCGACGGCACACCCAGCAACACGTCGCGCTCGGCTTCGGTGATGGTGCCGAGTTGCGCCGCCAGCCTGACCGCACTCTCGAAGGAGCCAATCTCGTGTTCTTGCTGAAAGGCCTGCACCAGTGGCGTCTTCTCCTTCAGGATGCGGGCCGCGTCCAGCCGTTGCTGCTGGCAGTTCTTGATGTTCTGCACGGCGTCCGCAAAACCGTCGACGCGCCACATCTCCGCGTCCAGCAGGGCCGCCAGATCGTCGGCGAAGGTGTGGCCCTCCTGACCCAGTTCCAGTTTCAACGCCACCCGTTCTTCCCAGCGGCCCGGCAGATGCTCGTCTATAGCGATCCACACGCGCCCGTTGGTCACGATGGCCCAGCGCGTGCCTTCGTTGACGGCGTATGTAGACGCCTGCTGGAACTGCGGCGCCCCCAGCGTGACGTTCATGCCCTTGATTTCCAGGGCGAACCTGCCTGTCCCGGCGCGAATCAGAAAGTCCGAACGGTTGCCCGTGGCATTGGTTTCCTCCGGCACCACCTCTGCCGGATTCCAGATGTCGAATCCGGCAGCGTGCAGCACCCGTAGCACAATCGCCTGACGGACAATGGCCTCGCCGGGATTGGGGCTCTGGGCAAGCCACGCGCCGATGGCCGCCACTGCCTCCCGAATCCGCTCCTGAATGCCTGACATCTGCGGGCGAGTTTAGCAGCGGCGCAGCTGTAACCGCACGCTATTTCCCGCCCAGCATGTGAGGCTGAGGCCGTGCTCGCGCAGGGAGGCGCTCGGCCAGATCA
Proteins encoded in this window:
- the trhA gene encoding PAQR family membrane homeostasis protein TrhA: MRRLLLAPREPVNALTHWAGAVAALIVLGPLLWWAHSRGLALWPFVVFGVSMVALYSASASYHSFGRSEHSMLWLRKLDHAGIFLLIAGSYTPIAYFGLHGLWQSVVLWVVWGIALTGIVLKLVTMRLPRWVSTLLYVGMGWLAVIFLPQLVRNLPAAAIFWLAAGGVLYTLGALVYGTRLIRPREQGFWRHWGFHEIWHLFVLGGTGAHVAMMFSLR
- the paaI gene encoding hydroxyphenylacetyl-CoA thioesterase PaaI produces the protein MNYADLLGLTVLEAAPQRTRVRAQVTASGLNMHGTAHGGLIFSLADEAFAVISNLEAQAVAVDTHLSFFRAATPGDELVAVATPERVGRTLATYRVEVRRGEEGEVLALFMGTVSRRVREGQAS
- a CDS encoding HpcH/HpaI aldolase/citrate lyase family protein, whose translation is MTDHAVSGPLRSMLYVPGDKPRAIEKARGLAADAVILDLEDAVAPEHKAEARANVRAALLAGGWRVPVLVRVNGQGTPWEHEDREMALLSGASGLVLPKVEDARAASELSLGRPLWAMIETPAGVLNAPAIAAVPGVAGLLVGANDLARALRTRPHPDRLPLLHALSAVVLAARAHGKLPLDAVFNDVRDPAGFARECAQGRALGFAGKTVIHPDQLGPANAAYGVTEEEVQQARALLAAWAEGRSAGKSVVTFGGALVEQMHADEAQEVLALWAATQEGGAESG
- a CDS encoding NAD(P)/FAD-dependent oxidoreductase translates to MPAKPDVLVVGAGLAGLALAHDLRGRGQTVRVLDKSRGVSGRAATRRTPPPEARLDHGARYFTARHPRAVALAEGGVTAGWNRVWAQGFAAWEDGQIAPPPPDGHPRYAPPLGMSTLGRELARGLDVQTGLEVSSLERLPGGWRVHSRDGVAGEAARLVLNLPAPQALALLEPLLLELGRDGLGDLQATAATLRRVEYAPCWAAGVVLEQDTGADWPALSLRGHPVLDWIAREHTKRAGDHPPALMLQASAAWSRANLERRSDEVLPELLAAAAGVLGQELRPVHAFAHRWRYATPECRAPGPCLWHAPYGLGLCGDGFTPDGHGPRVEAALLSGWALAARMGSDD
- a CDS encoding sensor domain-containing protein; protein product: MTHSLSKSAPATFQTSPAPPGALQPNAALFTALSDLLRAHAPQAALLARVGDAVLRLEDGGLEDGGPELEPPEAWLEGGEMTWLSRDGELLGLLWSEDGPVSPTAVEVLTMLLAASRPDGAVREAEVLVTQLPVATAWLTPELTFRRVSRPFLELLGLSDTEVLGRTVAEVLPGRPELLLTLQGAVSGRSVHLSDEALPPVGAQADTAGGKVRWVRGEARPYLGGWGAGVMLTLQDVSGEYERAAGVSALLDTRTPAALLTEAGVVLHASHGLSELAPQVAGQPAPVLVGAPLWAWAGFEGAPSAAVHNLVRLAAGGGPAQADVRLASGEVLTLNVRRSSENGLLVAESAGAQAGGPAPLGMISQVLALSEDAAVLVDAAGRAQLINDPAAALLGVEAARLVGLGLTRVLGELGVKVFSPQGQPLALPEWRSLPAPSCREVLLALPGHSLRHMELRLTPVGAEAGRKDGGSRAAAPAGGGLLLTLRDVTMLRRAEAKMHHDARHDSLTGLRNRVGLREDLTAMDRTPPTPGALVCLNIDGFGALNTALGRVACDRLLIGLAARLSDQVGGPGGAVARLEGGTFAVLLPHLESHDAMEAVQRALSAPLRCGPRETALTFGLGVAALDGGTAEDILSNAEIAVRHARQQGRGGIGFFTPALRAGVRNAYALEEDLGGALAAHEFTLLYQPVLNLGTGRALGAEALLRWQHPQLGLLSPASFLEAAGRSDLIARIGEWVVEEAVASRDRVRAGAAGQSAAAGAWQVSVNLSLEELRRSEGLDRLLPVLRTHGAPDIEVTAGSLLDHSEETLDMLEQLRGYGARLCVDDFGDGAGSNLSALIRFPLDVIKLHPTLIARLPDDPRVVTLVASTIELAHRLGLKVVAVGVERAEQLDVLRDLGCDAAQGYVVCPPLPEAELLAWLAAR
- a CDS encoding DUF3197 domain-containing protein is translated as MQIADPLGLPGAPQETLNAVLAHLEQHPSGGAGGPAGQLILVTDRQGERDRAGYAAVLIVGSVATVVATAFGPRFGRPGMEALVQLVHWAQEREWMVRETVLNSSDFTRVIDEPDAAEVGRLVAASSPSDTGIYLVWPAAWKEESWQA